TGGGACCGGGCTTAAACTCAAACCGCGACTCCGACAGGTTGAAGACGCTCGTACCCAGCACATCGGAGGGCATCAGGTCCGGGGTAAACTGAATGCGGGCGTAGTCCACCGCCAGTGTACGTGCCAACAGCTTGGTCGTGAGCGTTTTGGCGACGCCGGGTACTCCCTCCAGCAACACATGTCCGTCGGCCAGCAGCGCCACCACCAGTTGTTCCAGCATTTCGTCCTGCCCCACGATGATCTTGCTGATCTCCGTTCTTACCCGCCGCACGCTGTCGCGAATCGGACTCAAATCCAACCGGCTTTCCAGTTGGCGCTCAAATGATTCGTTCGTTTCTTCCAAAATAGCGTTTCCTTTAGTTGATTTATCGTTTTGATTCTCTCAACGGGCCTTGCTTCTCGGCCTTCTGAAAGGCCTCCAGTTCTTTATTGAGTTGCAAGAGATCGTCGGACGAGAACGGTTGCACGGCCTGCAGGTGATTTTCCCACTGCAACAGTCGCCGGAGAGCTTTCGCGTCGTGCCCGCTCAGTTCTGCCAGCCGATGTACCCACTCGTCAGGCGCCAGATCGGTCGACAGGCGGTAGTGCTGATGCAGGTGCTCGCGCCAGAACAGGAGCTTTTTTCGGGCGATGTCGGCCGGATGGCCGCGCCGCAGGTAAAGTTGCGCCAGCGTCTCGGCAAACTCGACTGAGCGGTTCCGCGGCGGTTCCACGACCGGAATGATGCGCTGTCGCCGTTTGGCTTCAAATGCAATGAACAACAGCAGAGCCCCCATCGTGATGAAATACGCCGCCCGCAACGGCGGCTGACGCAGGATGAACCGCAACGGCGTTTGGGGCTCTTGCCGTCCCGTCTGGTAATATTCGGTCCAAAACACGTCCTGCACCGGCAGGTACGAAAGTGCCGCCTCGGCGTACCCCACGTTCGGGTTCAGCAGGTGGTAGTTGGTGAAAGCTGCCGGTGTCGAGCTCAACAGAAAAGCCCCCTCTCCCCACACCAGCCGTATCAACACAGGTTCCTGCGCCTCGTTGCGCGCCAGCACGGTCGTGCGGGCGGTGTCGTAGGATGTAAAGTGCGCGAAGTGGTAATACTGCCGGTAGTGAAAGTCGGTGGTGGGCATGCCCCTGCCCTCTAAGTGTAGAGCAATGGTGTCGACCAGTTTTCCCTCTTGCGGCAGGGTAAACGCGCTCATTTCCAGGTCCAGGTCGAGCGTATCGGCCAATTCGCCGCCCACATCGGCGGCGGCAATGAACGCCGTGTTGCCTGCGCCCACCCACTCGAGCAGGGTACCCGTCTCCAGCGAGTCGAGGTAAAAGCGTTCAGAAAGACTCAACAGATTGCCACGTCGATCCTCTTCAGTTTCGTGGAACAGCTCGTAAACCGTTTCGCTGCCGGTCTGTACGGCATGCGCGGGAAACAGGTCCGGCAACAGGTCATGAAGCACGTAAGTATCGAACGGCTGTTTGCCGCGACGCAGCAGCGACAGGTCCCAGCGCAGGGGGGTAGGCGCCAGCCATTCGACGATGACCAAGACCAGAAACAGCCCGACCAGCCACGCGATGTATTTGCGGTTCTGTTTCATCGGAGTTGCTGTTGCAATTGTTGGAAAAGTCGCCCGGCCCGCTCAAAGCCTGAAGCACCGACGGGAAAATCGCCGTACCAGGCGTATTCGTAGACGGTCCGCAGGTCGTGAAAGGGCTGACGCACCGCGGCATGAGCCAACTCACTGTCGTATTCTTGGTTGGTTTTGCCGGGTTGCCAGCGAATCAGCCCCCGGTCGGTCAGGAGCTTGAGGGCATGCAGGTAGCGCATCCGCACCGCCCGGCGAAAGTCCTGGGCCGCCAGGGCGTCGGCCACTTCTTTCTCGAAATCTACCGCGTGGATGTT
This region of Catalinimonas alkaloidigena genomic DNA includes:
- a CDS encoding DUF4350 domain-containing protein, coding for MKQNRKYIAWLVGLFLVLVIVEWLAPTPLRWDLSLLRRGKQPFDTYVLHDLLPDLFPAHAVQTGSETVYELFHETEEDRRGNLLSLSERFYLDSLETGTLLEWVGAGNTAFIAAADVGGELADTLDLDLEMSAFTLPQEGKLVDTIALHLEGRGMPTTDFHYRQYYHFAHFTSYDTARTTVLARNEAQEPVLIRLVWGEGAFLLSSTPAAFTNYHLLNPNVGYAEAALSYLPVQDVFWTEYYQTGRQEPQTPLRFILRQPPLRAAYFITMGALLLFIAFEAKRRQRIIPVVEPPRNRSVEFAETLAQLYLRRGHPADIARKKLLFWREHLHQHYRLSTDLAPDEWVHRLAELSGHDAKALRRLLQWENHLQAVQPFSSDDLLQLNKELEAFQKAEKQGPLRESKR